Proteins encoded within one genomic window of Kibdelosporangium phytohabitans:
- a CDS encoding NB-ARC domain-containing protein, which translates to MPVSEATFDLAVWREHYERTGPAPRSADQESDSPAVPVVPRQLPLPMSAFVGRVTELDVLDHSLAVPAPVAEVERDGQMVLISAIGGAGGIGKTSLALHWAHRNAARFPDGHLFVDLHGFSPDGRPLDPLAALRGFLGALGVSPEHVPADPDAQAALYRSKIAGKRMLILLDNAASTDQIVPLLPGTTTCCVLVTSRNKLAALIDRYGAHHLQLDTLQNEEAHALLRRRLGPARVTDEPHATGELIRLCGHYPLALAIMARHAHTRPHIPLSEFVTELRDLGLAALDNDDPTASLPTVLSWSLRGLTTEQRTVFALVSITPGVDIGLPAAASLTGLPLQRTRDILRVLEDASLLDRHANSRYAMHDLIRNYATAAARHLSDGTREAALRRVVDFYIHTAHAGLQFLTPAHARLIRLEPPVPGTHLHPIPDAQAALDWFNTEHLNLLAADLLERVLATIGPPDPSREVLLVALVRVLFRLTHNPESQARQALTASTDPARTEELRQLLAAIIYRNGRREEAIRTLTESTVDDVVPDTWRQRRKSLLAHLCRDVTDIDEAEVDAKAAYAEATRDGDDYLAAHALQTRWLVDSIRRDHQAALRHIDAAIAMVGGTPELADKHFTLLDNRLFTLQNLDRIADADATLRSAAGLAAEHRLPVGPHVSAAVHHYWTGRWDDALLELRTITEDGPAITYSGLMDAGPEGLLLHGVSALIAGRREDHAAVAANLDAAEKYSLITESARENCDFLLAARAVAALRRGDPVAALTELAPVLDPAYAEMMLRHQWLPDVTRIALEVHDTARAEEALAVAEMEAARERVPARARAALLRCQALITGDPEPALTAVSHYRSVGRPVELASALEEAATLLAKRNLPRDAAAAYEEAVRSFASLGARWDVTRAAARLTRLGIRPGGHTP; encoded by the coding sequence TTGCCCGTATCCGAGGCGACATTCGATCTGGCCGTGTGGCGAGAGCACTACGAGCGGACCGGCCCGGCACCGCGCTCCGCCGACCAGGAATCCGACAGCCCGGCCGTTCCCGTCGTACCACGCCAGCTGCCTTTGCCGATGAGCGCGTTCGTCGGACGGGTCACGGAGCTGGACGTCCTCGACCATTCGCTGGCAGTTCCCGCACCGGTGGCGGAAGTCGAACGCGACGGGCAGATGGTGCTGATCTCGGCCATCGGTGGCGCGGGTGGTATCGGCAAGACCTCGCTGGCGCTGCATTGGGCGCACCGCAACGCGGCCCGGTTTCCCGACGGGCACCTGTTCGTCGACCTGCACGGCTTCAGTCCGGACGGCAGACCGCTCGACCCGTTGGCAGCGTTACGCGGTTTTCTCGGCGCCCTGGGTGTCAGCCCGGAGCACGTACCGGCCGACCCTGATGCGCAGGCCGCCCTGTACCGCAGCAAGATCGCCGGCAAGCGGATGCTGATCCTGCTGGACAACGCCGCGAGCACGGACCAGATCGTGCCTCTGCTGCCTGGCACGACCACCTGTTGTGTCCTGGTCACCAGCAGGAACAAACTCGCCGCCCTGATCGACCGTTACGGCGCGCACCACCTGCAACTGGACACCCTGCAGAACGAGGAAGCGCATGCCTTGCTGCGGCGCCGCCTCGGCCCGGCGCGCGTGACCGACGAACCGCACGCGACCGGCGAACTGATCCGGCTCTGCGGGCACTATCCGCTGGCTCTGGCCATCATGGCCCGTCACGCGCACACCCGGCCGCACATCCCGCTCAGCGAGTTCGTCACCGAACTGCGTGACCTCGGCCTGGCAGCGCTGGACAACGACGATCCCACTGCCAGCCTGCCCACCGTGCTGTCCTGGTCGCTGCGCGGCCTCACGACCGAACAGCGCACGGTGTTCGCGCTGGTGAGCATCACCCCCGGCGTGGACATCGGCCTGCCCGCCGCCGCCAGCCTCACCGGCCTGCCGCTCCAGCGGACACGGGACATCCTGCGGGTTCTGGAGGACGCGTCCCTGCTGGACCGCCACGCGAACAGTCGTTACGCCATGCACGACCTGATCCGCAACTACGCCACTGCCGCCGCCCGGCACCTGTCCGACGGCACACGGGAGGCAGCGCTGCGGCGGGTCGTCGACTTCTACATCCACACGGCCCATGCCGGCCTGCAGTTCCTGACCCCCGCCCACGCCAGGCTGATCCGGCTCGAACCGCCCGTGCCCGGTACCCACCTCCATCCGATACCCGATGCCCAGGCGGCGCTGGACTGGTTCAACACCGAACACCTCAACCTGCTCGCCGCCGATCTGCTCGAACGCGTGCTGGCGACCATCGGGCCACCGGACCCGTCCCGGGAAGTGCTGCTGGTGGCGTTGGTGCGCGTGCTGTTCCGGCTCACCCACAACCCGGAATCCCAAGCCAGGCAGGCACTCACCGCGTCGACCGACCCGGCGCGGACCGAGGAGCTGCGGCAGTTGCTCGCGGCGATCATCTACCGCAACGGCAGACGCGAGGAGGCCATCCGCACCCTGACCGAGTCCACAGTAGACGACGTGGTGCCGGACACGTGGCGGCAGCGGCGCAAAAGCCTGCTGGCGCACCTGTGCCGGGACGTCACCGACATCGACGAGGCCGAAGTGGACGCGAAAGCCGCGTACGCGGAGGCCACCCGCGACGGCGACGACTACCTGGCCGCGCACGCGCTGCAGACCCGGTGGCTGGTCGACTCGATCCGGCGGGACCACCAGGCGGCGCTGCGGCACATCGACGCGGCCATCGCCATGGTGGGCGGCACGCCCGAGCTGGCCGACAAACACTTCACCCTGCTGGACAACCGGTTGTTCACGCTGCAGAACCTCGACCGGATCGCGGACGCCGACGCGACCCTGCGCTCGGCCGCCGGACTGGCCGCCGAACACCGGCTGCCGGTCGGACCGCACGTGTCAGCCGCGGTGCACCACTACTGGACCGGCCGGTGGGACGACGCGCTGCTCGAACTGCGGACCATCACCGAGGACGGTCCGGCGATCACGTACTCCGGTCTGATGGACGCCGGGCCGGAAGGTCTGTTGCTGCACGGTGTCTCCGCGCTGATCGCGGGCAGGCGCGAGGACCACGCGGCGGTGGCCGCCAATCTCGACGCCGCCGAGAAGTACTCGCTGATCACCGAATCGGCCCGGGAGAACTGCGACTTCCTGCTGGCGGCCCGTGCGGTCGCCGCCCTGCGGCGAGGCGATCCGGTCGCGGCACTGACCGAACTGGCGCCCGTGCTGGATCCCGCGTACGCCGAGATGATGCTGCGCCACCAGTGGCTGCCGGACGTGACCCGGATAGCGCTGGAAGTCCACGACACCGCGCGGGCCGAGGAAGCGTTGGCTGTCGCGGAGATGGAGGCCGCGCGGGAGCGGGTGCCGGCGAGGGCTCGTGCCGCGTTGCTTCGCTGTCAGGCGCTCATCACCGGCGATCCGGAACCGGCGCTCACGGCTGTCTCGCACTACCGGTCGGTGGGCAGGCCGGTCGAGCTGGCGTCGGCCCTGGAGGAAGCAGCGACCTTGCTGGCCAAGCGGAACCTGCCCCGGGACGCGGCGGCAGCGTACGAGGAAGCCGTGCGGTCGTTCGCGTCGCTGGGCGCCCGCTGGGACGTCACCAGGGCAGCCGCGCGCCTGACCCGGCTCGGTATCCGGCCGGGCGGTCACACGCCTTGA
- a CDS encoding 2OG-Fe(II) oxygenase family protein, producing the protein MIWDELAANGHTVVDLPGQQQLFDQARAFFDRPPDAKLRHSTEDWNFGYRAQGHEYGITPDRPDLNEVFTYWSDDPSLVPNHELIGEFLGALRAYWHQAGTAARTVLDAVAAHFEVENTVDFLKSSHIQINDYRSAGETRDLLQDSHEDGHLITLLTADGPGLEIVRPDGVSVPRIEPGQVLVMAGSVLTAMTGGAVEPVYHQVRNHRLDRRVSIMYFVNPDVGAPITPFVHNEHNAGVDIADQVRRNPEKYGLPPLQGV; encoded by the coding sequence GGTCGACCTGCCCGGCCAGCAACAGCTCTTCGACCAGGCACGCGCCTTCTTCGACCGGCCGCCGGACGCGAAGCTCCGGCACAGCACCGAGGACTGGAACTTCGGATACCGCGCACAGGGGCACGAATACGGCATCACCCCGGACCGGCCGGACCTCAACGAAGTCTTCACCTACTGGTCCGACGATCCCAGCCTGGTGCCCAACCACGAACTCATCGGCGAGTTCCTCGGCGCACTGCGGGCGTACTGGCACCAGGCCGGCACGGCGGCGCGGACCGTGCTCGACGCGGTGGCAGCGCACTTCGAGGTCGAGAACACCGTGGACTTCCTGAAGTCCTCGCACATCCAGATCAACGACTACCGGTCAGCCGGCGAGACCAGGGACCTCCTGCAGGACAGCCACGAGGACGGCCACCTGATCACGCTGCTCACCGCCGACGGGCCCGGTCTGGAGATCGTGCGCCCCGACGGGGTCTCGGTGCCGCGGATCGAACCGGGCCAGGTGCTCGTGATGGCGGGCAGCGTGCTGACCGCGATGACCGGCGGCGCGGTCGAGCCGGTGTACCACCAGGTCCGCAACCACCGGCTGGACCGCCGCGTGTCGATCATGTACTTCGTCAACCCCGACGTCGGCGCGCCGATCACCCCGTTCGTCCACAACGAACACAACGCGGGCGTCGACATCGCCGACCAGGTCCGGCGCAACCCGGAGAAGTACGGCCTGCCGCCGCTTCAAGGCGTGTGA